In Primulina huaijiensis isolate GDHJ02 chromosome 16, ASM1229523v2, whole genome shotgun sequence, a single genomic region encodes these proteins:
- the LOC140961748 gene encoding formin-like protein 18 isoform X1, translating to MALLRKFFYRKPPEGLLEISERVFVFDCCFTTNGSEDDGYNVYIGHIVDRLCEYFPEASIMVFNFGEGDQQTQVTNLLSKYNMTVIDYPRQYENCPLLTVEMIHHFLRSSESWLSLGQRNLLLLHCQMDALPVMAFTLAALLIYRKQYAGEQKTLEMMYKQAPREILRLLSPLNPLPSQLRYLQYVSRRNTGSQWPPLDGALTLDRVFLRCIPDMYREGGCRPIIRIYGHDPLMVVDGTTKLLFSMPQTNKAVRQLKRADCEVNIDIHCHVHGDVVLECITLDDNLKLENMMFRVMFNTAFIGSNVLILTPDEIDTPWNVKDLFPEDFRAEVLFSEMNSLSSLVGLHLPGSEYEDLPVEAFVEVHDALNNSDLLVPNSVQKDKFSGDAHDDRGFLKESPSMVVVETPKSEVFENETMISRQIAINETHWTFSKSSLDKSLKTSENEKREPQVVVQRPAKCKVISQRASPTSISTPALYSNSFQCAPIAISKYHGAPSALGITALLHDHAEFNKEAYYSSKPSAPEQTILGKQSNNSETRKDSTPLPPQLPPPPPPPSLFRSTRSLHPPVSPSVPQSPPSLLSLEVPPVSPRPLSSPSLPATCQIHHSKSSGIHSSLPSSSLLLQLRQESPPLQSLVRVSVTPPPPSPPPSQSMSYLSVPVQPSIQFGLDCKMSAHIRQQFPMPHLPPPPPLCTAYNTSLSSSGKSFSPTPVSSPSCFSEMASTPRIDQSQVVFPTNLPRPLTPNSYSRNQSSGPPPHSSSVKKALPSFQSTSSAPPPPPPPPPPQPFLGKAKSPSLLSFPLPPPPSATSTSPSPKILQPVAPPPSCIKETASLPSIRDLSLASPVSTPALPSSIGPTILNLSIIIPSPTALLPGDSASISCQDSSLVPEKLSVVLPTLPAPPPPPCSRLATVYSGSFTAPPSPTPQSSGQKEASVINCQTVPPPPAPLPNGLSKSGTTPLQSRSSVRGGNIPTPPVGKGKFQLRASGRVHDLAKKTSLKPYHWLKLTRAMYGSIWAEAQKPEEASKYVSYSLCYLFMIINIDQTPRYHNVKGAIGNFVVFSCIIHPRAPELDMSELESLFSATVSNSDLGGAIGKTSGRASGLKSEKVHLIELRRAYNCEIMLTKVKVPLSNLMNSILALDDSKLDVDQVDNLIKFCPTKEEMELLKNYTGNQENLGKCEQFFLELMKVPRAESKLRIFSFKIQFHSQVSDLRNSLNIVNSASGEVRNSVKLKRIMQTILSLGNALNHGTARGSAVGFRLDSLLKLTETRSINKKLTLMHYLCKVLAEKLPEVIDFQKDLVSLEAATKIQLKYLAEEMQAISKGLEKVAQELSASENDGLVSKNFYKTLKDFLEFGEAEVRSLASLYSGVGKNADALAFYFGEDPGRCPFEQVVSTLLSFVRMFLRCHNENCKQLEYEKKKALKEAETNKDKSNSFTRPESETMNLNT from the exons ATGGCGCTTCTCCGAAAATTTTTCTATCGGAAGCCGCCGGAAGGGCTTCTGGAGATCTCAGAAAGGGTTTTTG TATTTGATTGCTGCTTTACCACTAATGGCTCGGAGGATGATGGGTACAACGTCTATATTGGAcatatagtggatcgactctgTGAATATTTCCCCGAGGCTTCAatcatggtttttaattttggaGAGGGAGATCAACAAACCCAGGTCACTAATTTGTTGTCCAAGTATAATATGACAGTAATAGACTATCCTCGACAGTATGAAAATTGCCCGTTGCTCACTGTGGAAATGATCCATCACTTTTTGAGATCAAGTGAAAGTTGGCTCTCCCTTGGGCAGAGGAATCTACTTTTGTTGCATTGTCAGATGGATGCACTGCCGGTTATGGCTTTCACGCTTGCTGCCCTCTTGATTTATAGGAAGCAATACGCTGGGGAACAGAAAACTTTAGAAATGATGTACAAGCAAGCACCTCGAGAAATTTTGCGTTTGTTGTCTCCTCTGAATCCACTACCTTCACAGTTGAGGTACCTCCAATATGTCTCGAGAAGGAACACGGGTTCCCAGTGGCCTCCCTTGGACGGGGCATTGACATTGGATCGTGTATTTCTTAGATGCATTCCTGATATGTACAGAGAAGGGGGTTGTCGTCCCATCATTAGGATATACGGACATGATCCTTTGATGGTCGTTGATGGGACAACAAAGCTGCTTTTCTCTATGCCCCAAACAAACAAAGCAGTGCGACAATTGAAGAGG GCAGATTGTGAAGTTAACATTGATATCCACTGTCATGTACATGGTGATGTTGTGCTCGAATGTATCACATTGGATGATAATCTAAAACTTGAAAACATGATGTTTCGGGTGATGTTCAATACGGCATTCATAGGATCGAACGTATTGATCCTCACACCTGACGAGATTGATACACCGTGGAATGTTAAGGATCTATTTCCCGAGGACTTCAGAGCAGAG GTACTTTTCTCAGAGATGAATTCCTTATCTTCACTTGTTGGGCTCCATTTGCCTGGTAGTGAGTATGAAGATCTTCCCGTCGAAGCTTTTGTTGAAGTTCATGATGCATTAAATAATTCGGATCTTCTTGTTCCTAATAGTGTTCAGAAGGACAAATTTTCAGGTGATGCTCATGATGATAGAGGATTTCTCAAAGAAAGTCCTTCAATGGTGGTTGTAGAGACTCCAAAATCTGAAGTATTTGAAAATGAAACCATGATTTCTAGACAAATTGCAATAAATGAAACACATTGGACCTTTTCAAAATCATCCCTTGATAAGAGTTTAAAGACAAGTGAGAATGAGAAAAGAGAACCGCAGGTTGTTGTTCAAAGGCCTGCTAAATGTAAAGTAATATCACAGCGAGCTTCTCCAACTTCAATCTCAACTCCAGCTTTATATTCAAATTCTTTTCAGTGTGCTCCTATAGCCATCTCAAAATACCATGGTGCACCTTCTGCACTTGGGATTACAGCACTCCTTCATGATCATGCAGAGTTCAATAAAGAAGCCTATTATTCTTCCAAACCCTCAGCGCCAGAGCAAACTATCTTAGGAAAGCAATCTAATAACTCTGAAACAAGAAAAGATTCTACTCCTCTTCCTCCTCAGctgccaccaccaccacctccaccttCACTTTTTCGATCAACAAGATCACTACATCCACCAGTATCGCCATCAGTGCCACAGTCACCACCATCACTGTTATCCTTAGAAGTGCCACCAGTTTCACCTCGACCTCTCTCTTCACCTTCGTTACCTGCTACTTGTCAAATACATCACTCAAAATCATCAGGTATTCACTCTAGTCTACCATCATCATCATTGCTTCTTCAATTAAGACAAGAGTCTCCGCCACTACAATCATTGGTAAGGGTATCAGTAACACCACCTCCGCCTTCACCACCACCATCTCAATCCATGTCTTATTTATCTGTTCCAGTACAGCCAAGCATCCAATTTGGCCTTGATTGTAAAATGTCAGCTCACATTAGACAGCAGTTTCCAATGCCTCATCTACCACCTCCTCCCCCACTTTGTACTGCCTACAATACATCTTTGTCTTCCAGTGGAAAATCATTTTCTCCAACCCCAGTCTCTTCTCCGTCTTGCTTCTCGGAGATGGCTTCTACTCCTCGTATTGACCAATCTCAGGTTGTTTTTCCCACCAATCTTCCACGTCCTTTGACACCCAATTCTTATTCCAGAAACCAATCATCAGGTCCCCCTCCACACTCATCCTCCGTAAAAAAGGCACTTCCGTCCTTTCAAAGTACATCTTCAGCCCCTCCTccacctcctcctcctcctcctccgcaACCTTTCTTAGGAAAAGCTAAATCACCATCTCTATTATCTTTTCCTCTGCCTCCCCCACCCTCAGCAACAAGTACATCTCCCTCTCCAAAGATCTTGCAGCCAGTTGCTCCCCCTCCCTCTTGTATCAAAGAAACAGCTTCACTCCCCTCTATTCGGGACTTGTCATTAGCTTCCCCTGTTTCCACTCCAGCATTGCCTTCCTCAATTGGCCCAACAATTCTTAATCTATCTATCATCATTCCTTCTCCAACAGCTTTATTACCTGGGGATTCTGCCTCGATCTCTTGTCAAGATTCTTCACTTGTTCCAGAAAAGTTATCAGTAGTTCTTCCCACCCTCCCTGCACCCCCTCCGCCTCCATGTTCACGGTTGGCCACTGTTTATAGTGGTAGTTTTACAGCTCCACCatcaccaactcctcaaagtTCTGGTCAGAAGGAAGCCTCAGTTATAAATTGTCAAACTGTTCCACCTCCCCCTGCCCCACTTCCCAATGGATTATCAAAGTCTGGCACTACTCCTTTGCAGTCTCGTTCTTCAGTACGCGGTGGAAACATTCCAACACCTCCTGTGGGAAAGGGGAAGTTTCAATTGCGGGCGAGTGGAAGAGTTCATGATCTAGCCAAAAAGACATCACTGAAACCATATCATTGGTTGAAGCTAACAAGGGCTATGTATGGAAGCATATGGGCTGAGGCTCAAAAACCTGAGGAGGCTTCAAAGTATGTATCATACAGTCTTTGTTACTTATTTATGATTATAAATATTGATCAAACTCCCAGATATCACAATGTAAAAGGTGCAATCGGTAACTTTGTTGTCTTCTCTTGTATCATCCATCCTAGAGCTCCTGAATTAGACATGTCCGAACTCGAGAGCCTTTTTTCAGCCACTGTATCAAATTCTGATCTTGGAGGCGCAATTGGGAAAACAAGTGGGCGTGCCTCAGGTCTCAAATCTGAGAAAGTCCATCTG ATTGAGCTACGAAGGGCATACAATTGTGAAATTATGCTGACAAAAGTCAAGGTTCCACTGTCCAATTTAATG AACTCGATCCTTGCTTTAGATGATTCGAAGCTGGACGTTGATCAGGTTGATAATCTCATAAAGTTTTGTCCAACCAAAGAAGAAATGGAACTTCTTAAG AATTACACTGGCAACCAGGAGAACCTTGGAAAGTGTGAACAG TTTTTCTTGGAGCTGATGAAAGTTCCTCGCGCAGAATCGAAGTTAAGAATCTTctcatttaaaattcaatttcatTCCCAG GTTTCAGACTTGAGAAATAGTTTGAATATTGTGAACTCTGCATCTGGAGAG GTTAGAAATTCTGTGAAATTGAAAAGAATTATGCAAACTATCCTTTCACTGGGCAATGCTTTAAATCATGGAACTGCTAGGG GTTCTGCTGTTGGGTTTCGCCTCGATAGCCTTTTGAAACTTACTGAAACACGCTCAATAAACAAGAAGCTGACCCTGATGCACTATCTCTGTAAG GTGCTTGCTGAAAAGTTGCCAGAAGTAATAGATTTTCAGAAAGATCTAGTGAGTTTAGAGGCTGCGACAAAG ATTCAGTTGAAGTATTTGGCAGAGGAAATGCAAGCTATCAGCAAAGGGCTCGAAAAAGTTGCACAAGAACTGAGTGCTTCTGAAAATGATGGCCTTGTTTCAAAGAACTTTTACAAG ACACTAAAAGACTTCCTCGAATTCGGTGAAGCTGAAGTTAGATCTCTGGCTTCACTTTATTCTGGAGTG GGGAAGAATGCAGATGCCCTGGCCTTTTATTTCGGGGAAGACCCGGGTCGTTGCCCATTTGAACAAG TTGTCTCAACTTTGCTTAGTTTTGTGAGGATGTTTCTACGTTGTCACAACGAAAACTGCAAGCAACTGGAATACGAAAAGAAGAAAGCCCTGAAAGAAGCCGAAACCAATAAGGACAAATCAAATTCCTTCACCAGACCCGAGTCTGAAACCATGAACTTAAACACTTGA
- the LOC140961748 gene encoding formin-like protein 18 isoform X2: protein MALLRKFFYRKPPEGLLEISERVFVFDCCFTTNGSEDDGYNVYIGHIVDRLCEYFPEASIMVFNFGEGDQQTQVTNLLSKYNMTVIDYPRQYENCPLLTVEMIHHFLRSSESWLSLGQRNLLLLHCQMDALPVMAFTLAALLIYRKQYAGEQKTLEMMYKQAPREILRLLSPLNPLPSQLRYLQYVSRRNTGSQWPPLDGALTLDRVFLRCIPDMYREGGCRPIIRIYGHDPLMVVDGTTKLLFSMPQTNKAVRQLKRADCEVNIDIHCHVHGDVVLECITLDDNLKLENMMFRVMFNTAFIGSNVLILTPDEIDTPWNVKDLFPEDFRAEVLFSEMNSLSSLVGLHLPGSEYEDLPVEAFVEVHDALNNSDLLVPNSVQKDKFSGDAHDDRGFLKESPSMVVVETPKSEVFENETMISRQIAINETHWTFSKSSLDKSLKTSENEKREPQVVVQRPAKCKVISQRASPTSISTPALYSNSFQCAPIAISKYHGAPSALGITALLHDHAEFNKEAYYSSKPSAPEQTILGKQSNNSETRKDSTPLPPQLPPPPPPPSLFRSTRSLHPPVSPSVPQSPPSLLSLEVPPVSPRPLSSPSLPATCQIHHSKSSGIHSSLPSSSLLLQLRQESPPLQSLVRVSVTPPPPSPPPSQSMSYLSVPVQPSIQFGLDCKMSAHIRQQFPMPHLPPPPPLCTAYNTSLSSSGKSFSPTPVSSPSCFSEMASTPRIDQSQVVFPTNLPRPLTPNSYSRNQSSGPPPHSSSVKKALPSFQSTSSAPPPPPPPPPPQPFLGKAKSPSLLSFPLPPPPSATSTSPSPKILQPVAPPPSCIKETASLPSIRDLSLASPVSTPALPSSIGPTILNLSIIIPSPTALLPGDSASISCQDSSLVPEKLSVVLPTLPAPPPPPCSRLATVYSGSFTAPPSPTPQSSGQKEASVINCQTVPPPPAPLPNGLSKSGTTPLQSRSSVRGGNIPTPPVGKGKFQLRASGRVHDLAKKTSLKPYHWLKLTRAMYGSIWAEAQKPEEASKYVSYSLCYLFMIINIDQTPRYHNVKGAIGNFVVFSCIIHPRAPELDMSELESLFSATVSNSDLGGAIGKTSGRASGLKSEKVHLIELRRAYNCEIMLTKVKNSILALDDSKLDVDQVDNLIKFCPTKEEMELLKNYTGNQENLGKCEQFFLELMKVPRAESKLRIFSFKIQFHSQVSDLRNSLNIVNSASGEVRNSVKLKRIMQTILSLGNALNHGTARGSAVGFRLDSLLKLTETRSINKKLTLMHYLCKVLAEKLPEVIDFQKDLVSLEAATKIQLKYLAEEMQAISKGLEKVAQELSASENDGLVSKNFYKTLKDFLEFGEAEVRSLASLYSGVGKNADALAFYFGEDPGRCPFEQVVSTLLSFVRMFLRCHNENCKQLEYEKKKALKEAETNKDKSNSFTRPESETMNLNT from the exons ATGGCGCTTCTCCGAAAATTTTTCTATCGGAAGCCGCCGGAAGGGCTTCTGGAGATCTCAGAAAGGGTTTTTG TATTTGATTGCTGCTTTACCACTAATGGCTCGGAGGATGATGGGTACAACGTCTATATTGGAcatatagtggatcgactctgTGAATATTTCCCCGAGGCTTCAatcatggtttttaattttggaGAGGGAGATCAACAAACCCAGGTCACTAATTTGTTGTCCAAGTATAATATGACAGTAATAGACTATCCTCGACAGTATGAAAATTGCCCGTTGCTCACTGTGGAAATGATCCATCACTTTTTGAGATCAAGTGAAAGTTGGCTCTCCCTTGGGCAGAGGAATCTACTTTTGTTGCATTGTCAGATGGATGCACTGCCGGTTATGGCTTTCACGCTTGCTGCCCTCTTGATTTATAGGAAGCAATACGCTGGGGAACAGAAAACTTTAGAAATGATGTACAAGCAAGCACCTCGAGAAATTTTGCGTTTGTTGTCTCCTCTGAATCCACTACCTTCACAGTTGAGGTACCTCCAATATGTCTCGAGAAGGAACACGGGTTCCCAGTGGCCTCCCTTGGACGGGGCATTGACATTGGATCGTGTATTTCTTAGATGCATTCCTGATATGTACAGAGAAGGGGGTTGTCGTCCCATCATTAGGATATACGGACATGATCCTTTGATGGTCGTTGATGGGACAACAAAGCTGCTTTTCTCTATGCCCCAAACAAACAAAGCAGTGCGACAATTGAAGAGG GCAGATTGTGAAGTTAACATTGATATCCACTGTCATGTACATGGTGATGTTGTGCTCGAATGTATCACATTGGATGATAATCTAAAACTTGAAAACATGATGTTTCGGGTGATGTTCAATACGGCATTCATAGGATCGAACGTATTGATCCTCACACCTGACGAGATTGATACACCGTGGAATGTTAAGGATCTATTTCCCGAGGACTTCAGAGCAGAG GTACTTTTCTCAGAGATGAATTCCTTATCTTCACTTGTTGGGCTCCATTTGCCTGGTAGTGAGTATGAAGATCTTCCCGTCGAAGCTTTTGTTGAAGTTCATGATGCATTAAATAATTCGGATCTTCTTGTTCCTAATAGTGTTCAGAAGGACAAATTTTCAGGTGATGCTCATGATGATAGAGGATTTCTCAAAGAAAGTCCTTCAATGGTGGTTGTAGAGACTCCAAAATCTGAAGTATTTGAAAATGAAACCATGATTTCTAGACAAATTGCAATAAATGAAACACATTGGACCTTTTCAAAATCATCCCTTGATAAGAGTTTAAAGACAAGTGAGAATGAGAAAAGAGAACCGCAGGTTGTTGTTCAAAGGCCTGCTAAATGTAAAGTAATATCACAGCGAGCTTCTCCAACTTCAATCTCAACTCCAGCTTTATATTCAAATTCTTTTCAGTGTGCTCCTATAGCCATCTCAAAATACCATGGTGCACCTTCTGCACTTGGGATTACAGCACTCCTTCATGATCATGCAGAGTTCAATAAAGAAGCCTATTATTCTTCCAAACCCTCAGCGCCAGAGCAAACTATCTTAGGAAAGCAATCTAATAACTCTGAAACAAGAAAAGATTCTACTCCTCTTCCTCCTCAGctgccaccaccaccacctccaccttCACTTTTTCGATCAACAAGATCACTACATCCACCAGTATCGCCATCAGTGCCACAGTCACCACCATCACTGTTATCCTTAGAAGTGCCACCAGTTTCACCTCGACCTCTCTCTTCACCTTCGTTACCTGCTACTTGTCAAATACATCACTCAAAATCATCAGGTATTCACTCTAGTCTACCATCATCATCATTGCTTCTTCAATTAAGACAAGAGTCTCCGCCACTACAATCATTGGTAAGGGTATCAGTAACACCACCTCCGCCTTCACCACCACCATCTCAATCCATGTCTTATTTATCTGTTCCAGTACAGCCAAGCATCCAATTTGGCCTTGATTGTAAAATGTCAGCTCACATTAGACAGCAGTTTCCAATGCCTCATCTACCACCTCCTCCCCCACTTTGTACTGCCTACAATACATCTTTGTCTTCCAGTGGAAAATCATTTTCTCCAACCCCAGTCTCTTCTCCGTCTTGCTTCTCGGAGATGGCTTCTACTCCTCGTATTGACCAATCTCAGGTTGTTTTTCCCACCAATCTTCCACGTCCTTTGACACCCAATTCTTATTCCAGAAACCAATCATCAGGTCCCCCTCCACACTCATCCTCCGTAAAAAAGGCACTTCCGTCCTTTCAAAGTACATCTTCAGCCCCTCCTccacctcctcctcctcctcctccgcaACCTTTCTTAGGAAAAGCTAAATCACCATCTCTATTATCTTTTCCTCTGCCTCCCCCACCCTCAGCAACAAGTACATCTCCCTCTCCAAAGATCTTGCAGCCAGTTGCTCCCCCTCCCTCTTGTATCAAAGAAACAGCTTCACTCCCCTCTATTCGGGACTTGTCATTAGCTTCCCCTGTTTCCACTCCAGCATTGCCTTCCTCAATTGGCCCAACAATTCTTAATCTATCTATCATCATTCCTTCTCCAACAGCTTTATTACCTGGGGATTCTGCCTCGATCTCTTGTCAAGATTCTTCACTTGTTCCAGAAAAGTTATCAGTAGTTCTTCCCACCCTCCCTGCACCCCCTCCGCCTCCATGTTCACGGTTGGCCACTGTTTATAGTGGTAGTTTTACAGCTCCACCatcaccaactcctcaaagtTCTGGTCAGAAGGAAGCCTCAGTTATAAATTGTCAAACTGTTCCACCTCCCCCTGCCCCACTTCCCAATGGATTATCAAAGTCTGGCACTACTCCTTTGCAGTCTCGTTCTTCAGTACGCGGTGGAAACATTCCAACACCTCCTGTGGGAAAGGGGAAGTTTCAATTGCGGGCGAGTGGAAGAGTTCATGATCTAGCCAAAAAGACATCACTGAAACCATATCATTGGTTGAAGCTAACAAGGGCTATGTATGGAAGCATATGGGCTGAGGCTCAAAAACCTGAGGAGGCTTCAAAGTATGTATCATACAGTCTTTGTTACTTATTTATGATTATAAATATTGATCAAACTCCCAGATATCACAATGTAAAAGGTGCAATCGGTAACTTTGTTGTCTTCTCTTGTATCATCCATCCTAGAGCTCCTGAATTAGACATGTCCGAACTCGAGAGCCTTTTTTCAGCCACTGTATCAAATTCTGATCTTGGAGGCGCAATTGGGAAAACAAGTGGGCGTGCCTCAGGTCTCAAATCTGAGAAAGTCCATCTG ATTGAGCTACGAAGGGCATACAATTGTGAAATTATGCTGACAAAAGTCAAG AACTCGATCCTTGCTTTAGATGATTCGAAGCTGGACGTTGATCAGGTTGATAATCTCATAAAGTTTTGTCCAACCAAAGAAGAAATGGAACTTCTTAAG AATTACACTGGCAACCAGGAGAACCTTGGAAAGTGTGAACAG TTTTTCTTGGAGCTGATGAAAGTTCCTCGCGCAGAATCGAAGTTAAGAATCTTctcatttaaaattcaatttcatTCCCAG GTTTCAGACTTGAGAAATAGTTTGAATATTGTGAACTCTGCATCTGGAGAG GTTAGAAATTCTGTGAAATTGAAAAGAATTATGCAAACTATCCTTTCACTGGGCAATGCTTTAAATCATGGAACTGCTAGGG GTTCTGCTGTTGGGTTTCGCCTCGATAGCCTTTTGAAACTTACTGAAACACGCTCAATAAACAAGAAGCTGACCCTGATGCACTATCTCTGTAAG GTGCTTGCTGAAAAGTTGCCAGAAGTAATAGATTTTCAGAAAGATCTAGTGAGTTTAGAGGCTGCGACAAAG ATTCAGTTGAAGTATTTGGCAGAGGAAATGCAAGCTATCAGCAAAGGGCTCGAAAAAGTTGCACAAGAACTGAGTGCTTCTGAAAATGATGGCCTTGTTTCAAAGAACTTTTACAAG ACACTAAAAGACTTCCTCGAATTCGGTGAAGCTGAAGTTAGATCTCTGGCTTCACTTTATTCTGGAGTG GGGAAGAATGCAGATGCCCTGGCCTTTTATTTCGGGGAAGACCCGGGTCGTTGCCCATTTGAACAAG TTGTCTCAACTTTGCTTAGTTTTGTGAGGATGTTTCTACGTTGTCACAACGAAAACTGCAAGCAACTGGAATACGAAAAGAAGAAAGCCCTGAAAGAAGCCGAAACCAATAAGGACAAATCAAATTCCTTCACCAGACCCGAGTCTGAAACCATGAACTTAAACACTTGA